A portion of the Bacteroides faecium genome contains these proteins:
- a CDS encoding SoxR reducing system RseC family protein, translated as MTNNTIKHLGIVESIQGSHLSVRIVQTSACAACSAKGHCSSADSKDKIIDIIDTAVSSYQVGERVMVVGEMSMGMMAVVLAFIIPFVLLIFSLFLFMALIGNELYAALLSLAILIPYYFILWLNKTRLKQKFSFTIKPINN; from the coding sequence ATGACGAATAATACTATAAAGCATCTAGGTATTGTGGAAAGCATACAGGGTTCTCATCTGTCGGTGAGGATTGTTCAGACATCGGCTTGCGCGGCTTGTAGCGCAAAGGGGCACTGTTCCTCGGCGGATAGTAAGGACAAAATCATAGATATAATCGATACTGCGGTTTCTTCCTATCAGGTGGGAGAGAGAGTGATGGTAGTCGGCGAAATGTCGATGGGCATGATGGCAGTGGTATTGGCATTCATAATTCCTTTCGTACTTCTGATTTTTTCATTGTTTCTTTTTATGGCTCTGATAGGGAATGAATTGTATGCAGCACTTCTTTCTCTGGCTATCCTTATTCCTTATTATTTTATTTTGTGGCTCAATAAAACACGACTCAAACAAAAATTTTCATTTACTATAAAACCAATAAATAACTAA